The Sinomonas sp. P10A9 genome includes a window with the following:
- a CDS encoding CaiB/BaiF CoA transferase family protein: protein MTAQTISADPQVGDPREAGIAVEDAFGRASTGPLAGLVIADFSRVLAGPYCTMLLADLGATVIKVEGPLGDETRAWKPPVRDGESTYYLSINRNKRSIALDFADPQDLAAAQDIASRADVLIENFKPGGLERFGLDYGTVSATNPEIVYASITGFGTAGGATLPGYDLLVQAHSGLMSLTGAPETPAFRSGVAVFDVMTGLHAAIGVLAALKDRSDSGKGQRIEVNLMSSALSGMVNQTAGYLLSGSVPGRMGNEHPSIYPYEPFPTADGDIIIAIGNDRQFRVLCNVLGAPELAEDPRFATAHSRSINRAELRPLLVQLLSQHGAAEWFSILTDARLPSAPINDVADGIRFAEQIGLDPVVSVGDGDGSLPGVRNPITFSRTPASYDLVPPGLDADRDPIMTWLHQPR, encoded by the coding sequence ATGACTGCCCAGACCATCAGCGCGGATCCCCAGGTCGGGGATCCGCGTGAAGCCGGCATCGCCGTCGAGGATGCCTTCGGCCGCGCGTCTACGGGCCCCCTCGCCGGCCTCGTCATCGCGGACTTCAGTCGGGTCCTGGCTGGCCCGTACTGCACGATGCTCCTTGCCGACCTGGGCGCCACCGTGATCAAGGTCGAGGGCCCCCTGGGCGACGAGACGCGAGCCTGGAAACCCCCCGTCCGCGACGGCGAATCGACCTACTACCTCTCGATCAACCGGAACAAGCGCTCGATCGCCCTCGACTTCGCAGACCCCCAAGATCTCGCCGCCGCGCAGGACATCGCATCGCGGGCCGACGTGCTCATTGAGAACTTCAAGCCCGGCGGACTCGAGCGCTTCGGCCTCGACTACGGGACGGTCTCGGCAACCAACCCCGAGATCGTCTATGCCTCCATCACCGGCTTCGGCACCGCGGGCGGAGCGACTCTGCCCGGTTACGACCTTCTCGTGCAGGCGCACTCGGGCCTGATGAGCCTCACGGGCGCGCCCGAGACGCCGGCCTTCCGCTCCGGCGTCGCCGTCTTCGACGTCATGACAGGCCTCCACGCGGCCATCGGCGTCCTCGCGGCCCTCAAGGATCGCTCCGACAGCGGGAAAGGCCAGCGCATCGAGGTCAACCTGATGTCCTCGGCGCTGTCCGGGATGGTCAACCAGACGGCCGGCTACCTCCTCAGCGGCAGCGTCCCGGGCCGGATGGGCAATGAGCACCCCAGCATCTACCCCTACGAGCCGTTCCCGACGGCGGACGGCGACATCATCATCGCCATCGGCAACGACCGGCAGTTCCGGGTGCTGTGCAACGTCCTCGGCGCCCCCGAACTCGCCGAAGACCCGCGGTTCGCGACAGCGCACTCGCGGAGCATCAACCGCGCCGAGCTCCGGCCGCTCCTCGTCCAGCTGCTCTCGCAGCACGGCGCTGCGGAGTGGTTCAGCATCCTGACGGACGCACGGCTCCCCAGCGCCCCGATCAACGACGTCGCTGACGGCATCCGCTTTGCCGAGCAGATCGGCCTGGACCCGGTCGTCTCGGTGGGCGACGGCGATGGGTCGCTGCCGGGGGTGCGCAACCCCATCACGTTCTCGCGGACGCCCGCGAGCTACGACCTCGTTCCCCCGGGCCTCGACGCCGACAGGGACCCCATCATGACCTGGCTGCACCAGCCCCGCTGA
- a CDS encoding NAD-dependent succinate-semialdehyde dehydrogenase, which produces MSIYQTVNPATGESVASFPALSDNEVEGVLSQSTEAYASWRKAPLKDRAAVLKRAAELHRERADELAALLTLEVGKPLAEARGEVALVANIYEYYADHAEEFLDDEQLSIAGPGEAIVRTEPIGPIVGVMPWNFPYYQVARFAAPNVVLGNTVIVKHSRNCPQSALAIESILKEAGVPAGVYINAFATSGQIATMVADPRVRGVSLTGSEKAGSAVAEVAGRHMKKFVLELGGSDPFIVLADADLDRAVSDAVAGRLYNAGQACTASKRFIVEDAVYDEFLSRFAEAMEAVQPNDPTDSGTKLGPLASRAAAEELAEIVDDAILHGATAVAGSTPGREGAFFPPTVLTGVVPGTRAYSEELFGPVAVVHRAASASDAVEIANDSAYGLAASVYTTDEAAAREIAAQLEAGMVWINSVSRSAPDLPFGGVKLSGVGRELSRFGINEFANKKLVRIPKPSAGASA; this is translated from the coding sequence GTGAGCATCTACCAGACCGTCAACCCCGCCACCGGCGAGTCCGTGGCGTCCTTCCCCGCGCTGAGCGACAACGAAGTCGAGGGGGTCCTCTCCCAGTCCACCGAGGCCTACGCGTCGTGGCGGAAGGCCCCGCTCAAGGACCGGGCGGCTGTTCTGAAGCGGGCGGCCGAGCTCCACCGCGAGCGCGCGGACGAACTCGCAGCCCTCCTGACCCTCGAGGTAGGAAAGCCGCTCGCCGAGGCACGCGGCGAGGTGGCCCTCGTGGCGAACATCTATGAGTACTACGCCGACCACGCGGAGGAGTTCCTCGACGACGAGCAGCTGAGCATCGCAGGACCCGGCGAGGCGATCGTGCGCACGGAGCCGATCGGCCCGATCGTCGGCGTGATGCCGTGGAACTTCCCGTACTACCAGGTGGCGCGGTTCGCGGCACCCAACGTGGTCCTGGGCAACACCGTGATCGTCAAGCACTCCCGCAACTGCCCGCAGTCCGCACTCGCCATCGAGTCGATCCTGAAAGAGGCGGGCGTGCCCGCGGGCGTCTACATCAACGCGTTCGCGACGAGCGGCCAGATTGCCACCATGGTTGCGGACCCCCGAGTCCGCGGTGTCTCACTCACCGGTTCGGAAAAGGCCGGCTCGGCGGTGGCGGAAGTTGCGGGCCGCCACATGAAGAAGTTCGTCCTCGAGCTGGGCGGATCCGATCCGTTCATCGTCCTTGCCGACGCCGACCTCGACCGGGCTGTCTCCGACGCTGTTGCCGGCCGCCTCTACAACGCCGGTCAGGCGTGCACGGCCTCGAAGCGCTTCATCGTCGAGGACGCGGTCTACGACGAGTTCCTCTCGCGCTTCGCCGAGGCCATGGAGGCGGTCCAGCCCAACGACCCGACGGATTCGGGGACCAAGCTCGGCCCCCTCGCGTCGCGTGCAGCCGCCGAGGAGCTCGCCGAGATCGTCGACGACGCCATCCTCCACGGCGCCACCGCAGTCGCCGGAAGCACGCCGGGCCGCGAGGGCGCTTTCTTCCCGCCGACCGTCCTGACCGGTGTCGTCCCCGGGACCCGGGCCTACTCCGAGGAGCTGTTCGGCCCCGTGGCGGTAGTCCACCGCGCCGCGTCCGCGTCCGACGCTGTCGAGATCGCCAACGATTCCGCCTACGGCCTCGCGGCCTCGGTCTACACGACCGACGAGGCCGCTGCGAGGGAGATCGCCGCCCAGCTCGAGGCCGGCATGGTCTGGATCAACAGCGTCAGCCGCAGCGCCCCGGACCTCCCGTTCGGCGGGGTCAAGCTCTCCGGCGTCGGCCGCGAGCTCTCGCGCTTCGGGATCAACGAATTCGCCAACAAGAAGCTCGTGCGCATTCCGAAGCCTTCCGCGGGGGCCAGCGCCTAG
- a CDS encoding flavin-containing monooxygenase, producing MTAQDNAPVENFDAIVIGAGFGGIYQLHTLRDQLGLKVRAFDRAGGVGGTWYWNRYPGAMSDTESFVYRYYWDKEMLQEWDYDHRYLNQPDILAYLEAVVEKHDLARDIQLNTEITAMDFDESTDRWTVTTGDGATYTARYLISALGLLSSTNFPTFPGMDTFKGRIVHTGAWPEDLDITGKRVGVIGTGSTGTQVVCAASKIASHLTVFQRSPQYSVPSGNGPVTPEYVQEKREKYDEIWEQVRGSVVAFGFEESSVAAMSVTEEERERRFQAAWDRGNGFHFMFGAFGDIAIDPEANEAAAAFIRKKIAEIVKDPETARKLTPTDLYAKRPLCNWDYYESYNRDNVELVSIKENPIEEITPEGLRTADGVVHELDVIVFATGFDAVDGNYLRMNIRGRDGLTIQDHWKNGPTSYVGVTTAHFPNLFMILGPNGPFTNLPPSIEAQVEFITEMIRSAEADGVTTIEPTVEAEEKWTQTCQEIADMTLFPKADSWIFGANIPGKPNTVMFYMAGLGAYRGVLAEVAEKGYGGFALRSPATV from the coding sequence ATGACTGCACAGGACAACGCGCCGGTCGAGAACTTCGACGCCATCGTCATTGGCGCCGGCTTCGGCGGCATCTACCAGCTCCACACGCTGCGCGACCAGCTGGGCCTCAAGGTCCGTGCCTTCGACCGCGCCGGCGGCGTGGGCGGCACCTGGTACTGGAACCGGTACCCCGGAGCCATGTCGGACACGGAGAGCTTCGTCTACCGGTACTACTGGGACAAGGAGATGCTCCAGGAGTGGGACTACGACCACCGGTACCTCAACCAGCCCGACATCCTCGCCTACCTCGAGGCGGTCGTCGAGAAGCACGACCTGGCCCGTGACATCCAGCTCAACACCGAGATCACGGCCATGGACTTCGACGAGTCGACCGACCGCTGGACCGTGACGACGGGCGACGGCGCGACCTACACCGCGCGCTACCTCATCTCGGCGCTGGGGCTGCTCTCCTCGACGAACTTCCCGACGTTCCCGGGCATGGACACCTTCAAGGGACGGATCGTCCACACTGGCGCGTGGCCGGAGGACCTCGACATCACGGGCAAGCGCGTCGGTGTCATCGGCACCGGTTCGACGGGCACGCAGGTCGTCTGTGCCGCGTCGAAGATTGCCTCGCACCTGACCGTCTTCCAGCGCTCGCCGCAGTACAGCGTGCCGTCCGGGAACGGTCCGGTCACCCCCGAGTACGTGCAGGAGAAGCGGGAGAAGTACGACGAGATCTGGGAGCAGGTCCGCGGCTCGGTCGTTGCGTTCGGCTTCGAGGAGAGCTCGGTTGCCGCCATGAGCGTCACGGAGGAGGAGCGCGAGCGCCGTTTCCAGGCCGCTTGGGACCGGGGCAACGGCTTCCACTTCATGTTCGGCGCCTTCGGCGACATCGCGATCGACCCGGAGGCCAACGAGGCGGCCGCAGCCTTCATCCGCAAGAAGATCGCCGAGATCGTCAAGGATCCGGAGACTGCCCGCAAGCTCACGCCGACCGACCTCTATGCGAAGCGGCCGCTCTGCAACTGGGACTACTACGAGTCCTACAACCGCGACAACGTGGAACTCGTGAGCATCAAGGAGAACCCGATCGAGGAGATCACTCCCGAGGGACTGCGCACGGCGGACGGCGTGGTCCATGAGCTCGACGTGATCGTCTTCGCGACCGGCTTCGACGCCGTGGACGGCAACTACCTGCGCATGAACATCCGCGGCCGAGACGGACTGACGATCCAGGACCACTGGAAGAACGGCCCGACCAGCTACGTCGGCGTCACCACGGCCCACTTCCCGAACCTGTTCATGATCCTGGGCCCGAACGGCCCGTTCACCAACCTGCCGCCCTCGATCGAGGCCCAGGTCGAGTTCATCACGGAGATGATCCGTTCGGCCGAGGCTGATGGTGTGACAACCATCGAACCCACGGTCGAGGCCGAGGAGAAGTGGACCCAGACGTGCCAGGAGATCGCCGACATGACGCTCTTCCCGAAGGCTGACTCCTGGATCTTCGGCGCCAACATCCCGGGCAAGCCGAACACTGTCATGTTCTACATGGCCGGGCTCGGGGCCTACCGCGGGGTGCTCGCAGAGGTCGCGGAGAAGGGCTACGGGGGGTTCGCGCTCCGCTCGCCCGCAACCGTCTAG
- a CDS encoding acyl-CoA dehydrogenase family protein codes for MSTATTTVTTTISDYFRLDDGLTPEEIAIRDKVRAFAEERVLPIINEYWERGEFPEELLPGLAGLGIIGTFIKGYGCPGMSRKAAGMVAREMARADGSINTFLGVHSNLCMGTLSMLGSEEQKQRWLPALARIEKTGAFALTEPDHGSDSVALETSARRDGDEWVLDGHKRWIGNGHAADVVVLFARNTEDGQVNCFVVEKRPDGAYPAGYEPTVITGKIGKRAILQADIVIDGLRIPEANRLTGCRSFKDVARVLQATRGGAAWEAVGHAMAAFEIASEYAKTRIQFGNPIGSYQLVQNKLANMLSELTAMQLMCNRMAELAERGDLTNAQAAMVKMATSQKAKWICNEARDMLGGQGLLLENHIARHMTDMEVVATYEGTDSMQSLIIGRDITGMSAFR; via the coding sequence ATGTCAACCGCCACCACCACCGTCACCACCACGATCTCGGACTACTTCCGTCTGGACGATGGCCTCACGCCCGAGGAGATCGCGATCCGAGACAAGGTCCGCGCCTTCGCCGAGGAGCGCGTCCTGCCCATCATCAACGAATACTGGGAACGCGGGGAATTTCCTGAGGAACTGCTGCCCGGCCTGGCCGGGCTCGGCATCATCGGCACCTTCATCAAGGGCTACGGGTGTCCGGGCATGAGCCGGAAGGCGGCCGGGATGGTGGCGCGCGAGATGGCGCGCGCGGACGGGAGCATCAACACGTTCTTGGGCGTGCATTCCAACCTGTGCATGGGCACGCTGAGCATGCTGGGCAGCGAGGAGCAGAAGCAGCGGTGGCTGCCGGCCCTGGCCCGGATCGAGAAGACCGGGGCGTTCGCGCTGACCGAGCCGGACCATGGTTCGGACTCCGTGGCCCTCGAGACGAGCGCCCGCCGCGATGGGGACGAGTGGGTGCTGGACGGTCACAAGCGCTGGATCGGCAACGGCCACGCCGCCGACGTCGTCGTCCTCTTCGCCCGCAACACCGAGGACGGGCAGGTGAACTGCTTCGTGGTGGAGAAGCGGCCGGACGGCGCCTACCCGGCCGGGTACGAGCCCACGGTGATCACGGGCAAGATCGGCAAACGCGCCATCCTCCAGGCCGACATCGTCATCGACGGCCTGCGCATCCCGGAGGCGAACCGGCTCACCGGGTGCCGCTCCTTCAAGGACGTCGCCCGTGTCCTGCAGGCGACCCGCGGCGGTGCGGCCTGGGAGGCCGTCGGCCATGCGATGGCCGCGTTCGAGATCGCCTCCGAGTACGCGAAGACCCGAATCCAGTTCGGCAACCCGATCGGCTCCTACCAGCTCGTGCAGAACAAGCTCGCGAACATGCTCTCGGAGCTGACCGCGATGCAGCTGATGTGCAACCGGATGGCCGAGCTCGCCGAGCGGGGCGACCTGACCAACGCGCAGGCCGCGATGGTCAAGATGGCCACCTCGCAGAAGGCCAAGTGGATCTGCAACGAGGCCCGCGACATGCTCGGCGGGCAGGGGCTCCTGCTGGAGAACCACATCGCCCGGCACATGACCGACATGGAGGTCGTGGCCACCTACGAGGGCACCGACTCGATGCAGTCCCTCATCATCGGCCGCGACATCACCGGCATGTCAGCGTTCCGCTGA
- a CDS encoding enoyl-CoA hydratase/isomerase family protein, whose translation MAQANTTPAEATVGIGAQGRTAGPGTASSGLTAAGGEGAASSASSPQEGASPAQEGGARLDASGFSTLVVQERADRVHVRLHRPAVRNAIDATMVDELHAVCAHLEAHPKVLILSGTPASVAPGGKGVFASGADIAQLRERRRDDALAGINSAVFDRIAKLPMPVIAALEGYALGGGAELAYAADFRIGTQSLRVGNPETGLGIMAAAGATWRLRELVGEPLAKEVLLAGKVLTGEQCLAAGLVTELVEPEALLDAAQALADRIGAQDPLAVRISKAVFHTPREVHPLIDTLAQGMLFESQAKFDRMQAFLDRKKTK comes from the coding sequence ATGGCCCAGGCGAACACGACTCCAGCCGAGGCCACCGTGGGCATCGGCGCGCAGGGCCGCACGGCGGGGCCGGGCACCGCGTCGAGCGGGCTGACTGCGGCGGGGGGCGAGGGGGCGGCGTCGTCCGCCAGCTCGCCCCAGGAGGGCGCAAGCCCCGCGCAGGAGGGCGGGGCCCGCCTGGACGCGTCCGGGTTCAGCACGCTCGTGGTTCAGGAGCGGGCCGACCGGGTGCATGTGCGGCTGCACCGCCCGGCGGTGCGGAACGCGATCGATGCGACGATGGTGGACGAGCTGCACGCCGTGTGCGCGCACCTCGAGGCGCATCCGAAGGTCCTGATCCTCTCCGGCACCCCCGCCTCCGTGGCCCCGGGGGGGAAGGGGGTCTTCGCGTCGGGGGCGGACATCGCCCAGCTGCGCGAGCGGCGCCGCGACGACGCCCTGGCCGGGATCAACTCGGCCGTCTTCGACCGCATCGCGAAGCTCCCGATGCCCGTCATCGCCGCCCTGGAGGGGTACGCCCTCGGCGGCGGGGCGGAGCTGGCCTACGCCGCGGACTTCCGCATCGGCACCCAGTCGCTGCGGGTCGGGAACCCCGAGACCGGGCTGGGGATCATGGCCGCGGCCGGGGCCACCTGGCGCCTCCGCGAGCTCGTCGGCGAACCCCTCGCGAAGGAGGTCCTCCTCGCGGGCAAGGTCCTCACCGGGGAGCAGTGCCTCGCGGCGGGCCTGGTCACCGAACTCGTCGAGCCCGAGGCCCTGCTGGATGCGGCGCAGGCGCTGGCGGACCGCATCGGTGCGCAGGACCCCCTCGCGGTGCGGATCTCCAAGGCCGTGTTCCACACCCCGCGGGAGGTCCACCCCCTCATCGACACCCTCGCCCAGGGCATGCTCTTCGAGTCCCAGGCCAAGTTCGACCGCATGCAGGCATTCCTCGACCGAAAGAAGACGAAGTGA
- a CDS encoding alcohol dehydrogenase — MHAYAVLSNTAHAITDIELPTNEPTGTEVRLRVVRSGICHTDTHLREGYYDLGSRGRLNLVDRGMTYPMVMGHEVVGVVEAVGPDALGVQIGQTRLVFPWIGCGSCDACRAGHENLCPAPQNLGVARHGGYAEHISVPHPRYLLDIDGLDESWAATLACSGLTAYSAARKALPDTPTVPVVVIGAGGVGLTAIATLAALGHRAICAVDLQERNLDLARELGASTVIRADQDNLAAAITGALGGPVAAVIDFVNTGKTASVAFDILQKGGRMVQVGLFGGELIVPTALLTLKIITIQGSFVGSLGELGELVTLAKTGALPHIPIIEGTLSASEVDAALDRLANGGVPGRIVLGAAASMS, encoded by the coding sequence ATGCACGCCTACGCTGTTCTCAGCAACACCGCCCATGCCATCACGGACATCGAGCTGCCCACCAACGAGCCGACCGGAACCGAAGTCCGGCTGCGCGTGGTGCGCTCGGGAATCTGCCACACCGACACCCACCTGCGCGAGGGCTACTACGATCTCGGGAGCAGAGGAAGGCTCAACCTCGTTGACCGGGGCATGACGTACCCCATGGTGATGGGCCACGAGGTAGTCGGCGTCGTGGAGGCTGTGGGCCCCGACGCGCTTGGGGTCCAGATCGGTCAGACCAGACTCGTCTTCCCGTGGATCGGCTGTGGCTCGTGCGATGCCTGCCGCGCCGGCCACGAGAACCTCTGCCCGGCTCCGCAGAACCTCGGCGTCGCGCGTCACGGCGGCTACGCGGAGCACATCTCGGTTCCGCACCCGCGGTACCTCCTCGACATCGATGGGCTCGACGAGAGCTGGGCGGCAACGCTCGCATGCTCGGGTCTCACTGCCTACAGCGCCGCCCGCAAGGCTCTGCCGGATACACCCACCGTCCCCGTCGTCGTCATCGGGGCGGGTGGCGTAGGCCTCACGGCCATCGCGACCCTCGCGGCCCTCGGGCACCGTGCGATCTGCGCCGTCGACCTTCAGGAGCGCAACCTCGACCTGGCCCGCGAACTGGGCGCCAGCACGGTGATCCGCGCGGACCAGGACAACCTCGCGGCGGCCATCACGGGCGCGCTCGGCGGTCCCGTCGCGGCCGTCATCGACTTCGTGAACACAGGCAAGACGGCGTCGGTGGCCTTCGACATCCTCCAGAAGGGCGGCCGCATGGTCCAGGTCGGCCTCTTCGGCGGAGAGCTGATCGTGCCGACTGCCCTGCTGACGCTCAAGATCATCACCATCCAGGGAAGCTTCGTCGGCTCGCTGGGCGAACTGGGCGAACTCGTCACCCTCGCGAAGACTGGAGCGCTGCCGCACATCCCGATCATCGAGGGGACGCTCAGCGCCTCCGAGGTCGATGCGGCCCTCGACAGGCTCGCCAACGGCGGGGTCCCGGGGCGCATCGTCCTCGGTGCCGCCGCCTCCATGTCCTGA
- a CDS encoding acetyl-CoA C-acyltransferase, translating to MAEAFLVGGARTPVGRYGGALSGVRPDDLAALTVRAAVERAGIDPALVDEVILGNANGAGEENRNVARMAWLLAGYPDSVPGITVNRLCASGLSAIIMASHMVKAGAADLVVAGGVESMSRAPWVMEKPGTAFAKPGAVFDTSIGWRFTNPAFLSGELSRDGKASYSMPETAEEVARVYGTSREDCDAFAVRSHEKALAAIQAGRFAQEIVPVTVTGRKGAQTVVDTDEGPRPGTTMDVLAKLRPVVAGGSVVTAGNASTLNDGASAIVVASEAAIERFGLTPRARILDGASAGVAPEVMGIGPVPATRKVLDRQGLSVADLGAVELNEAFASQSLAVMRELKLDQDTVNRDGGAISLGHPLGSSGSRLVVTLLGRMDRELTGDGRKLGLATMCVGVGQGTALLIEGV from the coding sequence ATGGCTGAGGCGTTTCTGGTGGGCGGGGCGCGGACCCCGGTGGGGCGGTACGGGGGTGCGCTCTCGGGGGTGCGTCCGGATGACCTGGCCGCCCTGACGGTGCGGGCGGCCGTGGAGCGGGCCGGGATTGACCCGGCCCTGGTGGACGAGGTGATCCTGGGCAACGCCAACGGTGCGGGCGAGGAGAACCGGAACGTGGCCCGGATGGCGTGGCTGCTGGCCGGCTACCCCGACAGCGTGCCGGGGATCACGGTGAACCGGCTGTGCGCCTCGGGCCTGTCCGCGATCATCATGGCCTCCCATATGGTCAAGGCCGGCGCCGCGGACCTCGTCGTCGCCGGCGGGGTCGAGTCCATGTCCCGCGCGCCGTGGGTGATGGAGAAGCCCGGCACGGCCTTCGCCAAGCCCGGTGCGGTGTTCGACACCTCGATCGGCTGGCGGTTCACCAACCCGGCCTTCCTCTCCGGGGAGCTCTCCCGGGACGGGAAGGCGTCCTACTCGATGCCCGAGACCGCGGAGGAGGTCGCCCGCGTCTACGGCACCTCGCGTGAGGACTGCGACGCGTTCGCCGTCCGCTCCCACGAGAAGGCACTGGCCGCGATTCAGGCAGGCCGCTTCGCGCAGGAGATCGTCCCGGTCACCGTCACGGGCCGCAAGGGCGCCCAGACCGTCGTGGACACCGACGAGGGCCCCCGCCCCGGCACCACGATGGACGTCCTCGCCAAGCTCCGCCCCGTGGTGGCCGGCGGCTCCGTGGTCACCGCGGGCAACGCCTCGACCCTGAACGACGGCGCCTCGGCGATCGTGGTCGCCTCCGAGGCCGCCATCGAGCGCTTCGGCCTCACCCCGCGGGCTAGGATCCTGGACGGGGCTTCCGCCGGTGTCGCCCCGGAGGTCATGGGGATCGGCCCGGTCCCGGCCACCCGCAAGGTCCTGGACCGCCAGGGCCTCTCGGTCGCGGACCTGGGCGCGGTGGAGCTCAACGAGGCCTTCGCCTCCCAGTCCCTGGCCGTGATGCGCGAGCTCAAGCTCGACCAGGACACCGTCAACCGCGACGGCGGCGCGATCTCCCTGGGCCACCCGCTGGGCTCCTCCGGGTCCCGCCTCGTCGTGACGCTGCTGGGCCGCATGGACCGCGAACTCACCGGCGACGGCCGCAAGCTCGGCCTCGCCACGATGTGCGTCGGCGTCGGCCAGGGCACCGCCCTCCTCATCGAGGGGGTCTAG
- a CDS encoding LysR family transcriptional regulator: MELQQIRVFLAVAEELHFGRAAERLHMAQPPVSRIIRQLERELKADLFVRSTRNVRLTEEGRALIEPARDMLETARRAESAVHAASRGDVGLVRVAYSGASTHVLIGILAREVRRRHPGITFGLDSQNFALPALGKVLRGEVEICLGRWDFVPGGVNTRVIADEGLVLAVPASHRLAAQSEVLMAELAGEPFVALPAHEGSVLGDRLRRLSMEAGFDADIVQVVPDSWTAMALVGAEVGCSLTVSSVAENVVDPHVRFLRVLDPTLPIQLRMAWMPDDNMALRAILRLAETVWPSREPQNAGGADGASSP, encoded by the coding sequence ATGGAGCTGCAGCAGATTCGTGTCTTCCTCGCGGTCGCGGAGGAGCTTCACTTCGGGCGCGCTGCGGAACGCCTCCACATGGCGCAACCGCCCGTCAGCCGGATCATCCGCCAGCTCGAGCGCGAGCTCAAGGCTGATCTCTTCGTGCGCAGCACGCGCAATGTCCGCCTCACGGAGGAGGGCCGCGCCCTCATCGAACCGGCGCGGGACATGCTTGAGACGGCGCGACGAGCCGAGTCTGCCGTGCACGCGGCGAGCAGAGGCGACGTCGGGCTCGTGCGCGTTGCCTATTCGGGCGCCTCGACCCACGTCCTCATCGGAATCCTCGCGCGTGAGGTCCGGCGCCGCCATCCCGGAATCACTTTCGGCCTCGACAGCCAGAACTTTGCCCTGCCCGCACTCGGGAAGGTGCTGCGCGGCGAGGTCGAGATCTGTCTCGGCCGCTGGGATTTCGTCCCGGGTGGCGTCAACACCCGCGTCATCGCAGACGAGGGACTCGTCCTGGCGGTCCCGGCGTCGCATCGGCTCGCTGCCCAGTCCGAAGTGCTTATGGCGGAGCTCGCGGGGGAGCCCTTCGTGGCGCTTCCCGCGCATGAGGGCTCGGTCCTCGGGGACCGGCTGCGGCGGCTCAGCATGGAAGCCGGCTTCGATGCCGACATTGTCCAAGTGGTGCCAGACTCATGGACCGCCATGGCCCTCGTCGGCGCGGAGGTGGGATGCTCGCTGACAGTCTCTTCGGTGGCGGAGAACGTGGTGGACCCGCATGTCAGGTTCCTGCGGGTGCTCGATCCGACCCTGCCCATCCAGCTGCGCATGGCCTGGATGCCCGACGACAACATGGCATTGCGAGCCATCCTCCGCCTCGCGGAAACCGTGTGGCCGTCGCGCGAGCCGCAGAATGCAGGCGGGGCCGACGGCGCCAGCTCGCCGTAG
- a CDS encoding 3-hydroxyacyl-CoA dehydrogenase family protein — protein MGKINLAEGLPAKVGVLGGGRMGAGIAHAFLMKGAEVVVVERDEQAEEGARERVESSVAKSIERGAVDGNLDEILESFSTSLDYAAFADRDLVVEAVPEDPELKRTALTGVEAVLGAGAFLATNTSSLSVSKLAESLARPERFLGLHFFNPVPASTLIEVVVAEKTSPELAAAAKAWTEALGKTAVVVRDAPGFASSRLGVAIALEAMRMVQEGVASAEDIDNAMVLGYKHPTGPLKTTDIVGLDVRLGIAEYLHSTLGDRFAPPQILRDKVANGELGRKTGKGFYTWN, from the coding sequence ATGGGAAAGATCAACCTGGCCGAAGGCCTTCCTGCGAAGGTCGGGGTCCTGGGCGGCGGCAGGATGGGCGCCGGCATCGCGCACGCGTTCCTGATGAAGGGCGCGGAGGTGGTCGTGGTCGAGCGCGACGAGCAGGCCGAGGAGGGCGCGCGGGAGCGGGTCGAGTCCTCCGTCGCGAAGAGCATCGAGCGCGGCGCAGTGGACGGCAATCTGGACGAGATCCTGGAGTCGTTCAGCACTTCGCTGGACTATGCCGCGTTCGCCGACCGCGACCTGGTCGTCGAGGCCGTCCCCGAGGACCCCGAGCTCAAGCGGACCGCGCTGACCGGCGTCGAGGCGGTGCTGGGCGCGGGGGCGTTCCTGGCCACGAACACGTCCTCCCTGTCGGTGTCCAAGCTGGCGGAGTCCCTGGCCCGGCCGGAGCGGTTCCTGGGCCTGCACTTCTTCAACCCCGTCCCGGCCTCGACCCTCATCGAGGTCGTCGTGGCGGAGAAGACCTCCCCGGAGCTGGCCGCCGCGGCGAAGGCCTGGACCGAGGCGCTCGGCAAGACCGCCGTCGTCGTCCGCGACGCCCCCGGCTTCGCCTCCTCCCGCCTCGGCGTCGCCATCGCCCTGGAGGCCATGCGCATGGTCCAGGAGGGCGTCGCCAGTGCGGAGGACATCGACAACGCCATGGTCCTGGGCTACAAGCACCCCACCGGGCCGCTGAAGACCACCGACATCGTCGGACTCGACGTCCGCCTCGGCATCGCCGAATACCTCCACTCCACCCTCGGCGACCGGTTCGCCCCCCCACAGATCCTGCGCGACAAGGTCGCCAACGGCGAACTCGGCCGCAAGACCGGCAAAGGCTTCTACACCTGGAACTGA